A part of Oscillospiraceae bacterium genomic DNA contains:
- a CDS encoding SPFH/Band 7/PHB domain protein, with amino-acid sequence MEFIIVLLLAIIVVLLVGNVKIVPQAYAYVIERFGGYYTTWSVGLHIKVPFIDRISKKVNLKERVVDFPPQPVITKDNVTMQIDTVVYFQITDPKLYTYGVEQPMMAIENLTATTLRNIIGDLELDETLTSRDTVNTKMRSILDEATDPWGIKINRVELKNIIPPKEIQNAMEKQMKAERERREAILIAEGEKKSAVLRAEGEKESAILRAEAVKQTAIKEAEGQAEAILAVQTAIAEGIKKINESNPSDAYVAIKALESFEKIADGNATKIIIPSKIQELAGLATSVKELMKD; translated from the coding sequence ATGGAATTTATCATTGTATTATTACTTGCAATTATTGTTGTGTTACTTGTCGGGAACGTTAAAATTGTTCCTCAGGCGTATGCTTATGTTATTGAAAGATTTGGTGGTTATTATACAACCTGGTCGGTAGGTCTTCATATAAAAGTGCCTTTTATTGACAGGATTTCAAAAAAAGTTAATTTGAAAGAAAGAGTTGTGGATTTTCCACCTCAGCCTGTTATCACAAAAGATAATGTTACAATGCAGATTGATACTGTTGTATACTTTCAGATTACCGACCCCAAACTTTACACTTATGGTGTTGAACAGCCTATGATGGCTATTGAAAACCTTACTGCAACAACCTTAAGAAACATAATCGGGGACTTGGAACTTGATGAAACATTAACATCAAGAGATACGGTTAATACTAAAATGCGTTCAATATTAGATGAAGCGACAGACCCTTGGGGAATTAAAATAAACAGGGTTGAACTTAAAAACATTATTCCGCCTAAAGAAATTCAGAATGCGATGGAAAAGCAAATGAAAGCAGAACGTGAAAGAAGAGAAGCAATTCTTATTGCAGAGGGGGAAAAGAAATCTGCAGTTTTGCGCGCAGAAGGGGAAAAGGAATCTGCAATCCTTCGTGCTGAGGCAGTTAAGCAAACTGCAATAAAAGAAGCGGAAGGTCAGGCAGAAGCAATTTTAGCAGTGCAGACCGCTATCGCAGAAGGTATTAAGAAAATAAACGAATCCAATCCGTCAGATGCTTATGTTGCGATAAAAGCACTTGAAAGTTTTGAAAAAATAGCAGACGGAAATGCTACAAAGATTATTATACCATCTAAAATTCAGGAACTGGCAGGACTTGCTACAAGCGTTAAAGAACTGATGAAAGACTAA
- a CDS encoding NfeD family protein, which yields MRFMLEIVIWSVAVVVFLITEALTSSLTSIWFAGGAFFALIAKILGAGAWAQIVVFLTVSILCVIFVKKFYHKNEEENKNPTNSDRLIGQKVLILEDVDNSKNQGTAIVNDVSWKVKSENGEEILKGSTATVLKIEGVKLIVKGE from the coding sequence ATGAGGTTTATGTTAGAAATTGTAATCTGGTCAGTTGCAGTAGTTGTTTTCTTAATTACTGAGGCTTTGACTTCTTCGCTTACAAGTATATGGTTTGCAGGAGGCGCTTTTTTCGCTCTTATTGCAAAAATTCTTGGCGCGGGGGCGTGGGCGCAAATAGTAGTATTCTTAACAGTTTCTATACTTTGTGTTATTTTTGTTAAAAAGTTTTATCATAAAAATGAAGAGGAGAATAAAAATCCTACAAACTCTGACAGGCTTATAGGTCAGAAAGTTCTGATTTTGGAAGATGTTGATAATTCCAAAAATCAGGGAACTGCTATAGTAAATGACGTTTCCTGGAAAGTAAAAAGTGAAAACGGAGAAGAAATTTTAAAAGGCTCAACCGCTACTGTTTTAAAAATTGAAGGTGTCAAACTTATTGTGAAAGGAGAATAA
- a CDS encoding mechanosensitive ion channel yields MDLDIIWNFLFELFASLGTKILSSLIVLIIGLKVIKWLKKWLKTSSRLDKLDDGIRTFLSSFSSIALYIVLFITIAMMMGIPTTSFITALASCGVAIGLAMQGSLSNFAGGIMILLFKPFKVGDYIDVGGNAGTVSEITVVYTVITTPDNKVITIPNGTLSNSVIENYSAKDLRRVDLTFDTSYTSDVDKVKNVLSGVVNAHNLVLKDPEPFVRLSSHNESALTYTVRVWCKAEDYWAVNFDLLEQVKKKFDEENIEIPFPQVDVHVKN; encoded by the coding sequence ATGGACTTAGATATAATATGGAATTTTTTATTTGAACTGTTTGCTTCTTTGGGAACGAAAATTTTATCATCACTTATTGTTCTGATTATAGGGCTAAAAGTTATAAAATGGCTGAAAAAATGGCTTAAAACTTCAAGTCGATTAGATAAACTTGATGATGGGATAAGAACATTTTTATCAAGTTTTTCAAGTATTGCATTGTATATTGTTCTTTTTATAACGATTGCAATGATGATGGGAATTCCTACAACATCATTTATCACAGCACTTGCGTCCTGTGGTGTTGCAATAGGTCTTGCAATGCAGGGGTCTTTAAGCAATTTTGCAGGCGGAATAATGATTTTATTATTTAAACCTTTTAAAGTCGGGGATTACATTGATGTGGGAGGAAACGCAGGAACAGTTTCGGAAATAACTGTTGTTTACACTGTTATCACAACCCCTGATAATAAAGTCATAACAATCCCTAACGGAACTTTATCAAACTCAGTTATAGAAAATTACAGCGCTAAAGATTTAAGGCGTGTAGACTTAACTTTTGATACATCTTACACCTCTGATGTGGATAAAGTGAAAAATGTTTTGTCAGGAGTTGTTAACGCTCATAATCTTGTTTTAAAGGATCCTGAACCTTTTGTAAGATTATCTTCACATAATGAAAGTGCTCTTACTTATACAGTTCGTGTATGGTGTAAGGCTGAGGATTACTGGGCTGTTAATTTTGATTTGCTTGAACAGGTTAAAAAGAAATTTGATGAAGAAAATATTGAAATTCCTTTCCCACAGGTTGATGTTCACGTAAAAAATTAA
- a CDS encoding LytR family transcriptional regulator yields the protein MIFVRLCIYQVDYGDELQMNFKKFAKIVSLVLVMCIVLLMGVYTARMFVYKTNDGKDAGTTKISGSRVNILVMATDKGGMLTDTIMFASLNKKTNKLNIMSVPRDTRVKLGNSFGKINSAYGMGKEGKRQELSIEKVTELIGMPVNYYVVINPKAFRNIIDILGGVEIDVPQRMYYVDPTQDLVIDLYPGKQVLNGAKAEQFCRFRSGYASADLGRIDAQQMFIKELFKQKLNPKYLGKIDEIYDEIIENIDTNIEIGDVFTFLPVVKAMTGDSMNTFRLPGESATISNISYYICDREETDKLVNEVFLADKLPEPTDKE from the coding sequence ATGATATTTGTAAGATTATGCATTTATCAGGTAGATTACGGAGATGAATTACAAATGAATTTTAAAAAGTTTGCAAAAATTGTATCACTTGTTCTTGTTATGTGTATAGTGCTTCTTATGGGAGTGTATACAGCAAGAATGTTTGTATATAAAACTAATGACGGTAAAGATGCCGGTACAACCAAAATATCGGGAAGCAGAGTTAACATTCTTGTTATGGCTACCGATAAAGGCGGAATGCTTACTGATACTATTATGTTTGCATCTTTAAATAAGAAAACAAATAAACTTAATATTATGTCTGTTCCGAGAGATACAAGAGTGAAACTCGGAAACAGTTTTGGTAAGATAAACTCTGCTTACGGCATGGGCAAAGAAGGTAAAAGGCAGGAACTTTCTATAGAAAAAGTTACTGAACTTATAGGAATGCCTGTTAACTATTATGTTGTTATAAATCCAAAAGCGTTCAGGAATATAATTGATATTCTGGGCGGGGTTGAAATTGATGTTCCTCAAAGAATGTATTATGTTGACCCTACTCAGGACTTAGTTATCGACTTATATCCGGGAAAACAGGTTTTAAATGGTGCAAAAGCAGAGCAGTTCTGCCGTTTCCGTTCAGGGTATGCATCGGCGGACTTAGGAAGAATAGATGCTCAGCAAATGTTCATAAAAGAACTTTTCAAACAAAAATTAAATCCTAAGTATTTAGGAAAAATTGATGAAATTTATGATGAAATTATAGAAAACATAGATACCAATATTGAAATCGGCGATGTGTTTACTTTCCTTCCTGTTGTAAAAGCGATGACAGGGGACAGTATGAATACTTTCAGACTTCCGGGCGAATCTGCTACAATTTCCAATATATCATATTATATTTGTGACAGAGAGGAAACCGATAAACTTGTAAATGAAGTCTTTTTGGCT